In Candidatus Thermoplasmatota archaeon, the DNA window GTGCACGATCTCCTGCCGACCGAGGAGGTGTGGATCGAGGCGCACGACGGCGCGAGGCTGTACGCGCAGCTCACGCGGCCCGCCGTCGACGGTCCCGTGCCCGTCATCGTCAGCTCGAGCCCGTACAACGGGCCCCAGCACGCGGCCGGGAATCCCAGCATGTGGGCGTACTTCGTGAAGGATTGGGCCAAGCGCGGCTACGCCGTGCTGTCGGCCGACGTGCGCGGGACCGGCAGGTCCACTGGATGCATGGAGGTATGGGGGCCCAACGAGCAGCGGGACCAGGCCATGCTTGTCGAGTGGGCCGCCGCGCAGTCCTGGAGCGACGGCAACGTCGGCTTCTACGGCCAGTCCTACGTCGGAACCACGCCCACGCAGGCGGCCGTCCTGGCGCCCCCCGCGCTGAAGGCGATCATCGCCGTCGCGCCCGTCATCAACGCCTACGACGACTGGCACTTCGGCGGCGTCCCCAACGGCGAGAACGTCGGAAGCCCGATCGGCTACCAGTCGGGCACCGGTTTTCTCGAGAACGTCGAGCCCGCCAGGCCGCAATACCTCGCAACAAACGCGGTCTCCGGGTTCTGCGACCCCGCGCTCACCGCGCGCGCCAACGATCCGCGCGCGATCTACGACGCCTTCTACGCGGAGCGGAACTTCTCCGCTCGCGCCAAGGACGTTCGCGCGGCCGTCCTCTACACGCAAGGCTTCGAGGACACGAACGTCAAGAGCACGATGGCCGTGCACTGGTTCCACGCGCTGCCCGGTCCCAAGCTCGGGCTGTTTGGCCACTGGGCCCACCAGCACCCCGCGCGGCCGGACCAGGAGGTCCTCTTCCTCGCGTGGATGGAGCAGCATCTCAAGGGCAAAGCGGTCGGGGTGGACCGTCTCCCGAACGCCGACCTTCTCACGAACGCGGGCACGCACCGGTTCGCCGACGCGTGGCCGCCCCGCCCCGGCGACGAAGGCGTGCGCACCGATCGTCTGCACGCCGACTTCGCGGCGGGCGCGCTCTCGCCCCGCCCCGCGTCGGGGTCCGCGCGCGTCCTGTCGACGCCCACGCCCCTGTCGCTTCCGGCGCTGCAGCCCGCTTTGCCTTCGCTTGCGCTCGAAGGCTCGGCGGTCGACGGGCTTGCCCTCTCCGGCACGCCGCACCTTCGCCTGAAGGTCTCGCTCGAAGGCGCGCGCAACGCCCACGTGGCCGCCTACCTCTACGAGGTCGAGCCCCAAGGGCGGGCCACGCTTGTCACCTTCGGCATGTTCAACCTCGCGCATCACCGCGGGCACGACCGCTACGAGCCCCTGTCGCCCGGGCAGACCGTCGAGGTGAGCCTGCCGATGCTCCCGACGGAATACGTGTTCGCCCGGGGGAACGCCCTGCGGCTTGTCGTGCGCGCGGCCCACCACGACGATTGGTTCCTGGTGCAGCCGGGAGAGCCGGGCGTCATCGTCCTGCACGCCGACGGCACGGCGCTCGAGCTTCCGGTGGCCGACGGCGACCTCTACCGGCCGCTGCCCGAAAGCGCGCGCCTGTGAGTTTCCGCTCAGCGGAACTTCCGCGCGAGGACCGCCGCGCCCACCGCGCCGGCGTCGTCGCCAAGCTCCGCCGGGACCACGCGCACCGACTCGCGCGAGGCGGGGAGCGCCCGCTCCTCCACCGCGCGCGCGACGGCGCCCACGAGGCGCGGCAAGCCCACGACGACGCCGCCGCCCACGATGAGGATCTGCGGATTGAACGCGTTGACAAGGCCCACGCAGGCGGCCGACAGGGCCTCGGCGGCGTCGTCGACGACGCGCCGGGCCAAAGGGTCGCCGTCGTGGTCGGCGCGCGCGACAAGAGCGCTCGTCACGGCCGCCGGGTCGCCGCCGGCAAGGTCGAGCAGGAGCTTCCCGGCCCGGGAGTCGGCCGCGGCCATCTGCATGGCGCGGCGTGCGATCGCCCATCCGCCCGCGTAGGCTTCGACGCACCCGCGTCCCCCGCAGCTGCACGCGGCCCCGCCCACGGCCACAGGCACGTGGCCAAGCTCGCCTGCAAGCCCGGAGACGCCCTGCAGCAGCCGTCCGCCGGAGACGACGCCGCCGCCGATTCCGGTCCCCACGTACACGCAGACGAGGTCCTCGGCGCCGCGTCCGGCGCCGTGGTTCCACTCGCCAAGCGTGGCCGCACGCACGTCGTTTGCGAGCACGACGGGAAGCCCCGTCCGCGCGCGAAGCTTCTCGCCGAACGGAACGTCCCGCCAGCCGAGGTTGGGGGCGAAGCGGACGACGCCCTTGTCCGCGTCGACCTGCCCGGCCACGCCCACGCCAAGGCCCGCCGGTGGGACGTCGGATTTCGAGCGGACGCGGTCGACGCATTCCGACACAACGGCGGCGACGCGCTCGGGCGGACGCTCGTCGCCCAGCGCTTGCCGTTCGGCGGCAAGGATGCGGCCGTCCGGAGCGACGAGTGCGGCGCGCACGTTGGTCGCCCCGACGTCCACGCCGACGGTGGGCGCGTCACGGGCGGTCAATGGAGCGCCTTCCCCCCCGTCCGGGCGAGGAGCTTTGCCCGCAGGTCGCGGATCGCGTTCTGGTAGTTCACGAAAGCTTGGTAGGGCGAGTCGTACGGCGAGAAGTACGTGTGGATGTCCTGGTCGCCCATGTGCTTGGTCGTGCAGTAGTACAGATGGTCGCTCGTCTGCAGCAGGCGCCAGGCGTGCGTGAGGGCCGGGTCGTTGGCCTCGCGCACGAGCGGCGCCATCTCGCGCAGCTCGTTGAAGCAGAGGTGCTGCATCTCGTTGTGAAGCCACGCCGAGACGTCCCGCTCGGTGTCGGCCCACGAGATGGCAAAGGGCACCTCGATCTCGCCTACGGGCTCGTTGTGTTGCACGACCTCCGATGGCGTCACGAAGGAAACGTGCGGATGGGCGAGCGCAAAGCGTGGCAGGTGGCGCAGGAAGTCGAAGATGCCCGATTCGGGCCAGTTGTGCTCGCCGAAGGTCTCGTAGTCCATGAACAGGTTGACGCTTGCGCCTTCGGCCTGGGAAAGCCAGCTCGCGTACTTGTCGGCGGTGAGCGGCCACTCGGGCCACGAGGGGCCCGTCGAGAAGCGGAAGGCAACGTCGTCCGAGAGCCGGTAGTTCTTCAGAAGGACCTTGAGCTTGCTTCCGGCGCGCGCGGGGCGATACACGTAGTTGGGCGATCGCCAGCCGAGGATCTTCTCGGTCCCCTCGGTCATCATGGCGTCGTAGCCGAGCGACTCGATCGTGCCCGCGATGCGGTTGTCGTAGATGAGCTCGGTGTTCCGGAAGATCCGCGGCTCGGCGGAGAGCTCGCGTTTCATGAGCTCCCGGTGCTCGCGAATCTGCTCCCGGTACTCGCTCTGGTCCTCCCAGAGACCCGCGAGGGAGTGGTAGTACGTCTCCTCCAGGAACTCGACGCAGCCGGTCCGCGCGAGCTCACGGAAGCTGTCCATGACCTCCGGGCGGAACCGGTTGGCCTGCTCGACGAACGTGCCCGAGAGCGAGAACGCCACCTTGAACCGCCCGCCGTGCTCGCGGATGAGATCGAGGAGCAGCCGGTTGGTCGGGAGGTAGCACTTGTCGGCCACGCGGTCGAAGATGGCTTTGTTCTTCGCGTGGTCCCAGTATCGCTCGACGGGGATCGAGTCGAACACGCGAAGCCGCGCCAAGCGCATGGGCTGGTGGACCTGAAAATAGAAGCACACCGCCGTCAACTGGCGTACCCCCGCGCCGGCCGTCCCCGTCCCAGCACGCCCTCGTACACGTCCTTCGTCTTGCGTCCGCAGGCCGCCCAGGTGAACTTGCGGACCTCGAGCGCGCCGTTGCGCCCGAGGGTCTCCCGCAGGACGCGGTGGTCCAGAAGCGAGAGGACGAGGTCGGCCATCTCGTCGGCGTCCCAATAGTCGGTCTTGAGCACGTGCGCGAGGTTCTCGCCCACGCCCGTCGTCTTGCTCACGATCGTCGGCAAGCCCGAGGTCATGGCCTCGAGCACGCTGATGCCAAAGGGCTCGGAGACCGACGGCAGCACGTAGACGTCGGACTGGCGGTAGACCTCGGGAAGGCGGTCCTCGGGCACGTACCCGGCGAACGTGACGTTGCGCGCGATGCCCTCGTGCGCGGCGAAGCGCACCATCTCCCCGAGCATCTCGCCCTTGCCGGCCACCACGAACTCGACGTCCCGCCGCGAGCGGAGAACGCGACGGGCCATCTCCATGAAGTGCATGGGCCCCTTCTGGCGCGAGACGCGCGAGAGGAACAGCACGCGCCGGCGCACGGCGCCGTAGTCCCGCTCCGCCGCGGTGGAGAACTTTGCGAAGTCGACCCCGTTGTGGACGGGCACGAGGCGCGAGCGATCGGCGCCGTAGAGGCGGGCGAGCTCGTGGCCCGTGTAGCGCGAGACGCTGATGACGGCGTCGGCCTCCCGCGAGACGCGGCGCTCGACGTCCATGATCCACGACTGAGGGTAGAAGCCGGCGCTTCGGTCCCACTCCGTCGAGTGGCAGGTCCAGACGAGCGGCTTGCCCGTGACGCCGCGCAGGTGCAGGGCGGCCGGCGCCGTGATCCAGTCGTGGGCGTGGATGAGGTCGGCGTCGTGGGATCGGAATTCGCGGGCCAGGCGCGCGTTGTACTGCGCGACGGCGTCGTTGAACGCCGCATCGTAGCCGCGCTTGCGGGTGCCTCCGTACGGGGAAGCGATCGGTTCGGCCTCGACCTCGATGATGTTGAGGTGCCTGTGCGCGTCGGCCACCCGAAGGTCCCCCTCGGCGGCGACGCGGGGCATGTAGAAGTCGATCTCGACGCCAAGCTTGGCAAGCTGGAGCGTGAGCTCGAGGCAATGGACGCCAAGGCCTCCCGCCAGGAACGGCGGGAACTCCCAACCGATCATCGCCACCTTCATGGGACAGCCTCCTTCATTCGGTGCGGTCGTCCGCCACGCCCTCGCGATGGCGGCGGTACTTGTTCACGACGTCGGCGAACGTCGAATGGCTCCAGGTGAGCGGCGTCACGGACGTGTGCTCGCCCGTGCGGCCGTCCAGCTGCTCGGGCAGGAGGAACGTCTGCGAGGCGGTGTCCGCCGCCCACTCGATGAGCTCAAGGCATCGCTTCTCTCGGCCCAGCAGCAGGTGCGCCTCGGCCAGCCACAGCGTGCAGATGATCCACGGGTTCTCCTTGCCGTAGTACGTGTCGTTCTCGTACCGCGCAAGCCCGCCCACCTCCGCGTTCCACAGCCGCGCCTCGATGGCCTGCACGAGGCGCTCGGCCCGCTTGTCGGAGGGCTCGAGCACCCCGAGCTTCACGGCAAGGAGCGTCGAGGCGTCGATCGTCTCGTCCAGGGGATCGATGGACTTCCGGAAGCAGCCGCGCGCGTCGTCCCAGAGGTGCTCGAGGGTGGCCTCGCGCATGCGGCGCGCGACCTGGTGCCACCGGGTCGTCTCCTTGCCGAGCTGCTCGCCGATGCGGGCCGCGCGCTCGAGGCCGTGCGACACGGCCGCGCACGTGTAGGCGTTGACCGTCTTGCGCTCCTCCCACAGGTCGAAGCTCGGCTTGGGCAGCCCCCGCTCGTCGACGAAGCTCTCGAGCCAGTTGGCGCCCTTCTTCACCATGGGCCAAAGCTCGAGGAGCTGGTCGAGGTCGCCGTGGCGCTTGAAGTGGTGCCAGGCGGCGGCGAGCACCGTGGCCGTCTGGTCGGCCTGGATGAAGGGAGGAGGATGCCACGTGCTGCCCACGGTGCCGTCCGGGAAGTGGCGGTGCAGGAAGTAACCCTCGTCCTCCTGGCACTTGGCCGCGAACTGGAGGAACCGGTGCGCGTACTCGTACAAGCCCACCTCGTCCATGGCCTTGCTGATGTAGCCGCCGTCGCGCCACCAATTGTACGTGTACGTGTCTCCGCTGCCCTTGAGCGTGCGCGGGTCGGGCGAGGCGACGACGGCCCCGTTCACGGAGGCGCAGTCGCGCAGCAGGAAGACCGTGCGCTCGTACACGTCCTGGGCCGTGCGGGAGAGGTCGGCGGGGATCCGCAGGCTCTTGTTCGAGAGCCAGTGGCGCCAGAAGTCGATCGCCTCGCGCGAGAGGCCCGCCGGGTCGCGGCGCGAAAGCATGGCGTAGAACGCGTTCACCGCGTGGCGGCTTTGGCCCACCATCACGAGCAGGTAGACGATCGCCTCGCCGTCGGGTTGCACCTCGACGTCCCACTGCACGACCGAGTCGGCCGCGCCGTGGCTGATGAGGCCGCCCTCGAGCTTGCCGTCCTCGGCGTCGACGTGCGAGCCGCGCAGGCCCTTCAGGGTGTGCTCGCCGCAGGTGAACCCGGTGAAGTCGGGGCGGCCCCAGAGCTGGAAGTAGAAGTTGCGCTTGTAGTGGTTCACCGTCTTTCGCTCGCTGTCCCAGTAGCAGGTGTCCTGGTACATCGATTCCTGGATGGTAAGCGATTGATAGTGGAAGACACGAAGCTTGCGCACGCGCGGCCCGTGGTTCCGGACGCGAATGCGCCGGATGACGAGGTCGTGGTTGGAGTGGACCATGTCGGTCACGCGCACCTCAAGCTCCGTGCCGTGGTAGGCCGTCTCGGCCGCGTTCGATTGCGCCACGAGCGACTGCTCGATCCGCCAGCCCGTGGGGCCCGGCTCGGAGAGCCACGAGAAGCGGCGCGTCTCGGCGTCGAAGATCCCAAGGCGGACCTCGCGGAGATGTTGGTACTGACCCGCGTACGGGTAGTACAGCTGGGCCCAGTTGCCAAGCTCGTCGACCGTGAGTAGGATGCGCGAGTTGCCGGCGAGCATCGTGATCATGCGTGGGCGCCGTGTCGGCGTAGGTCACCATCCGGGTATAAATTCACGGTCGACCGGGGGAACCGCACGCGTCGCCCGTTACGCCTTGCCGTTCCCGCGCACGGTCACGGCGCCCCCGCGCGAGAGATCCTGCATTTCGATCTCCACGCCCGCGTCGACGCGCCGCCAGGGCACGTTGCCGCGCGGCGAACCCACGGACGAGGCTTCGAGCGGCAACCGGACGCGCACGGGACGCGCGGGCG includes these proteins:
- a CDS encoding CocE/NonD family hydrolase encodes the protein MLVALLAAPLLAGCLGPEPVEPAEAPGATPLDLASLTLPAGAFVEATARGALVTLRDVPLPFEQRFTIPEGVTLVRLTAAVPEGLPILTHMRNADTDRRRCNANPVEDGWAPRLSVHSCSALTAVDDLPAEWVLRAWSARAPSAHWLTIELVTAPVDGLAALLDLDALAKPVHDLLPTEEVWIEAHDGARLYAQLTRPAVDGPVPVIVSSSPYNGPQHAAGNPSMWAYFVKDWAKRGYAVLSADVRGTGRSTGCMEVWGPNEQRDQAMLVEWAAAQSWSDGNVGFYGQSYVGTTPTQAAVLAPPALKAIIAVAPVINAYDDWHFGGVPNGENVGSPIGYQSGTGFLENVEPARPQYLATNAVSGFCDPALTARANDPRAIYDAFYAERNFSARAKDVRAAVLYTQGFEDTNVKSTMAVHWFHALPGPKLGLFGHWAHQHPARPDQEVLFLAWMEQHLKGKAVGVDRLPNADLLTNAGTHRFADAWPPRPGDEGVRTDRLHADFAAGALSPRPASGSARVLSTPTPLSLPALQPALPSLALEGSAVDGLALSGTPHLRLKVSLEGARNAHVAAYLYEVEPQGRATLVTFGMFNLAHHRGHDRYEPLSPGQTVEVSLPMLPTEYVFARGNALRLVVRAAHHDDWFLVQPGEPGVIVLHADGTALELPVADGDLYRPLPESARL
- a CDS encoding ROK family protein: MTARDAPTVGVDVGATNVRAALVAPDGRILAAERQALGDERPPERVAAVVSECVDRVRSKSDVPPAGLGVGVAGQVDADKGVVRFAPNLGWRDVPFGEKLRARTGLPVVLANDVRAATLGEWNHGAGRGAEDLVCVYVGTGIGGGVVSGGRLLQGVSGLAGELGHVPVAVGGAACSCGGRGCVEAYAGGWAIARRAMQMAAADSRAGKLLLDLAGGDPAAVTSALVARADHDGDPLARRVVDDAAEALSAACVGLVNAFNPQILIVGGGVVVGLPRLVGAVARAVEERALPASRESVRVVPAELGDDAGAVGAAVLARKFR
- a CDS encoding glycoside hydrolase family 57 protein produces the protein MCFYFQVHQPMRLARLRVFDSIPVERYWDHAKNKAIFDRVADKCYLPTNRLLLDLIREHGGRFKVAFSLSGTFVEQANRFRPEVMDSFRELARTGCVEFLEETYYHSLAGLWEDQSEYREQIREHRELMKRELSAEPRIFRNTELIYDNRIAGTIESLGYDAMMTEGTEKILGWRSPNYVYRPARAGSKLKVLLKNYRLSDDVAFRFSTGPSWPEWPLTADKYASWLSQAEGASVNLFMDYETFGEHNWPESGIFDFLRHLPRFALAHPHVSFVTPSEVVQHNEPVGEIEVPFAISWADTERDVSAWLHNEMQHLCFNELREMAPLVREANDPALTHAWRLLQTSDHLYYCTTKHMGDQDIHTYFSPYDSPYQAFVNYQNAIRDLRAKLLARTGGKALH
- a CDS encoding glycosyltransferase family 4 protein, which gives rise to MKVAMIGWEFPPFLAGGLGVHCLELTLQLAKLGVEIDFYMPRVAAEGDLRVADAHRHLNIIEVEAEPIASPYGGTRKRGYDAAFNDAVAQYNARLAREFRSHDADLIHAHDWITAPAALHLRGVTGKPLVWTCHSTEWDRSAGFYPQSWIMDVERRVSREADAVISVSRYTGHELARLYGADRSRLVPVHNGVDFAKFSTAAERDYGAVRRRVLFLSRVSRQKGPMHFMEMARRVLRSRRDVEFVVAGKGEMLGEMVRFAAHEGIARNVTFAGYVPEDRLPEVYRQSDVYVLPSVSEPFGISVLEAMTSGLPTIVSKTTGVGENLAHVLKTDYWDADEMADLVLSLLDHRVLRETLGRNGALEVRKFTWAACGRKTKDVYEGVLGRGRPARGYAS
- a CDS encoding glycoside hydrolase family 15 protein, producing MITMLAGNSRILLTVDELGNWAQLYYPYAGQYQHLREVRLGIFDAETRRFSWLSEPGPTGWRIEQSLVAQSNAAETAYHGTELEVRVTDMVHSNHDLVIRRIRVRNHGPRVRKLRVFHYQSLTIQESMYQDTCYWDSERKTVNHYKRNFYFQLWGRPDFTGFTCGEHTLKGLRGSHVDAEDGKLEGGLISHGAADSVVQWDVEVQPDGEAIVYLLVMVGQSRHAVNAFYAMLSRRDPAGLSREAIDFWRHWLSNKSLRIPADLSRTAQDVYERTVFLLRDCASVNGAVVASPDPRTLKGSGDTYTYNWWRDGGYISKAMDEVGLYEYAHRFLQFAAKCQEDEGYFLHRHFPDGTVGSTWHPPPFIQADQTATVLAAAWHHFKRHGDLDQLLELWPMVKKGANWLESFVDERGLPKPSFDLWEERKTVNAYTCAAVSHGLERAARIGEQLGKETTRWHQVARRMREATLEHLWDDARGCFRKSIDPLDETIDASTLLAVKLGVLEPSDKRAERLVQAIEARLWNAEVGGLARYENDTYYGKENPWIICTLWLAEAHLLLGREKRCLELIEWAADTASQTFLLPEQLDGRTGEHTSVTPLTWSHSTFADVVNKYRRHREGVADDRTE